agatgagtttttacttcTTTATTTGCTCTCACGTGTTAGAGGTCATGTGACCTGTAGGGTTATGTAACCCTTCTTAAACAGATCACAGTGATAACATGTATCTTTGTACGATTCTTTACATCTTGAATAAAAGCAGAAAcagttttcttcttctttcttttcatggtatcagagcgggTTAGGGTTTACACTCTTTCCTGTCCTCTCTCCTAGAATCCGGTCGTCCTTCTTCAAAACAACACCTCTTCACACAAGATCCGGCTTATACGCCAGACAAATACCATCGCCGATCTCACACCGACTCTGGCTTGCATGGGAAGAAAATCTTGTTGAaattcttctcttctttcaaaAACGGTCACAAATTTGTTAGATCTAAAGTTTGTATATCAAGATCTGTACCTAAAATCAACAGATCCTGTCGATGATGGGGGAACGAGGAAACAACAGTAAAGAAAGCAAAAACACGGAGATGAAGGACAAAGTTCAAATCGCAACTCAGAATCTTGGGGATCCTCTGACTCTTCAGTCCTCGGACCATCCAGGTATGGTTTTAGTATCTGCTCCTCTGGTAGGGACAAACTTTAGATCCTGGCATAGAGCCATTAGGATAGCCCTAGGAGCTAAACAGAAACTCGAATTTATAGAGGGTACCGTTACAGTGCCTGATAAAGAATCTGATTCGTATGAACAATGGAAGCGGTGTGACTTTATGGTCACATCCTGGATTTTGAACTCTATATCCAGAGAGTTGGTAGATGGTTTCATTTACACAGCCTCAGCCAGAGATCTCTGGCTTGAAATCacagaaagatttggtgaatgtAATGGCACCATGATCTATGAGCTGAGAAGGAAAATATCCTTGATATCTCAAGACAATGCCTCTGCATCTGTCTATTTCACAAAATTAAAGGGGCTTTGGGATGAATTGGGGTCAATGGAAACTCTCCCACCATGCACATGTGGTGCATCAAAGGCAATAGATGAGCTGAATAATAGAAATAGGTTAATGCAATTCCTTATGGGATTGAATGATGCCTACGGGACAGTTAGAGATCAGATCCTAGGCATGGATCCTTTGCCCTCTGTGAATAAAGCCTATTCTATGGTACTCAAATTTGAGTCTCAGAAGGACATTCTGGGAAGTATAAATGGGAACACTGAACCTTTAGTCCTGATGAATAGGACGCAGAAACAATATCAAGGAAGGCAGAAAAGGCCTGACCAGAAAAAGGGACACTGTTCCTACTGTGACATGGATGGACATGTCAGAGAGGGTTGTTTCAAGC
The DNA window shown above is from Manihot esculenta cultivar AM560-2 unplaced genomic scaffold, M.esculenta_v8 Scaffold44, whole genome shotgun sequence and carries:
- the LOC122722589 gene encoding uncharacterized protein LOC122722589; this translates as MGERGNNSKESKNTEMKDKVQIATQNLGDPLTLQSSDHPGMVLVSAPLVGTNFRSWHRAIRIALGAKQKLEFIEGTVTVPDKESDSYEQWKRCDFMVTSWILNSISRELVDGFIYTASARDLWLEITERFGECNGTMIYELRRKISLISQDNASASVYFTKLKGLWDELGSMETLPPCTCGASKAIDELNNRNRLMQFLMGLNDAYGTVRDQILGMDPLPSVNKAYSMVLKFESQKDILGSINGNTEPLVLMNRTQKQYQGRQKRPDQKKGHCSYCDMDGHVREGCFKLIGYPEWFKTKTKNNGQFSKTTRTIGHDKRVVAAVEAPQTERTPH